In Kogia breviceps isolate mKogBre1 chromosome 7, mKogBre1 haplotype 1, whole genome shotgun sequence, a single window of DNA contains:
- the LOC131759705 gene encoding LOW QUALITY PROTEIN: olfactory receptor 9Q1-like (The sequence of the model RefSeq protein was modified relative to this genomic sequence to represent the inferred CDS: inserted 2 bases in 1 codon; substituted 1 base at 1 genomic stop codon), translating into MAEKNLTLVTKFLLIAFIDCPEWALPLFLLFLFIYLLTLLGNLGMIILIRMDLXLHTPTYFLLSHLSFMDICYXVPLMMAVLLENRAALSYTLCAAQFFLFTFFGSIDCYLLARMAYDRYVAMCLPLLCVTIMRRKACFSLRVFSALVWKVSAFTLSFCGTNEIDFILCDLPPLLKITCGDSYTQEVVIIVFSIFVIHACMVVILVSYLLIILAIMRIPSAGGRAKAFWPCASHLTAVSLCFGTLIFMYLRDNSGQSSEEDGGVSVFYTTAIPVLNPLIYSLRDKEVKEALRKILNRARLP; encoded by the exons ATGGCAGAGAAGAACCTCACCTTGGTGACCAAATTCCTCCTCATAGCATTCATTGACTGTCCTGAATGGGCACTAcctctcttcctcctgtttctatttatctatctccTCACCCTGTTGGGGAACTTGGGCATGATTATCCTGATCCGCATGGATCTCTGACTCCACACCCCCACGTACTTCCTTTTGAGTCACCTCTCGTTCATGGACATCTGCTA TGTGCCTCTGATGATGGCTGTGTTGCTGGAGAACAGGGCCGCTTTATCCTACACACTCTGTGCTGCCCAGTTCTTTCTCTTCACCTTCTTTGGCTCCATTGACTGCTACCTCCTGGCCCGCATGGCCTATGACCGCTACGTGGCCATGTGCCTACCCCTGCTATGTGTCACTATCATGAGGAGGAAGGCCTg CTTCAGCTTACGTGTCTTCAGCGCCTTGGTGTGGAAGGTCTCAGCTTTCACACTCTCCTTTTGTGGAACCAATGAGATTGACTTCATTTTATGTGACCTCCCTCCTCTCTTAAAGATAACCTGTGGGGACAGCTACACTCAGGAAGTGGTAATTATTGTGTTTTCCATCTTTGTCATCCATGCCTGCATGGTGGTCATTTTGGTGTCCTACTTGCTCATCATCTTGGCCATTATGAGGATTCCCTCTGCAGGAGGCCGGGCCAAGGCTTTCTGGCCGTGTGCCTCTCACCTCACTGCAGTGTCACTCTGCTTTGGGACCCTCATCTTCATGTATCTGAGAGATAACTCTGGCCAGTCCTCGGAGGAGGACGGGGGGGTGTCTGTGTTTTACACAACAGCGATCCCCGTGTTGAACCCTCTCATCTACAGCCTGAGGGACAAGGAAGTGAAGGAGGCTTTGAGGAAAATTCTCAACAGAGCCAGGTTGCCTTAG